One genomic segment of Erysipelotrichaceae bacterium 66202529 includes these proteins:
- a CDS encoding sugar O-acetyltransferase, which translates to MSEKKKAEEGFLYNANYNSALLDERAWCKDQCHACNQLRPSETEKRNQIYRKLFKQMGHHVSIEPPFWCDYGYNITIGNEFFMNHNGIILDGAEVTFGDYVYIAPNCGFYTAGHPLDVEQRKQGLEYAFPIHVESNVWIGAGVQVLAGVTIGEGSVIGAGSVVNRDIPPHVLAAGVPCRVIRKITEADRKKYRVLEEEAQ; encoded by the coding sequence ATGTCGGAAAAGAAAAAGGCGGAGGAAGGTTTCCTGTATAACGCAAACTACAACTCAGCATTGCTGGACGAGCGCGCCTGGTGTAAGGATCAATGTCATGCATGCAATCAGCTGCGCCCAAGTGAAACGGAAAAACGCAATCAGATTTATCGCAAACTGTTTAAACAGATGGGACATCATGTATCCATAGAACCGCCGTTCTGGTGTGATTACGGCTATAATATCACCATTGGAAATGAATTTTTTATGAACCATAACGGTATCATCCTGGATGGGGCTGAGGTGACCTTTGGTGATTATGTCTATATAGCACCAAACTGCGGCTTTTATACGGCAGGACATCCATTGGATGTGGAACAGCGCAAGCAGGGATTGGAGTATGCCTTTCCCATTCATGTGGAAAGTAATGTGTGGATTGGTGCAGGAGTGCAGGTGCTGGCAGGTGTTACGATTGGCGAAGGTTCGGTAATCGGGGCGGGCAGTGTAGTGAACCGGGATATTCCTCCGCATGTTCTTGCGGCAGGTGTTCCCTGCAGGGTGATTCGCAAAATTACAGAGGCTGACCGAAAAAAATACCGTGTGCTTGAGGAGGAAGCACAGTAA
- a CDS encoding acyl-CoA dehydrogenase yields the protein MLFTTTQQQEEIRKTVREFAETEIKPIAFMLDKENEFPSEAIAKFGKMGLMGIPYPKEYGGAGLDVLSYAIAVEELSRVDGGTGVILSAHVSLGSYPIFAFGNEEQKQKYLVPLAKGEKIGAFGLTEPNAGSDAAGTETTAVLEGDHYILNGGKIFITNADKADTYVVFASTNPDMGTRGISAFIVEKGWDGFTFGDHYDKMGIRSSSTAELIFNDVKVPKENLLGKEGQGFKIAMSTLDGGRIGIAAQALGIAQGAYEHALEYAKERVQFGKPIAQQQVISFKLADMATKLRCARMLIYSSAELKENHEPYGMESAMAKQYASDVALEICNDALQIFGGSGYLKGMEVERAYRDAKITTIYEGTNEIQRVVIASHIIGKAPKDGGVRKKKGAITGERKKQIFKEGEAQERVNALVEALQKDGYDFTVGIPMDTPIVNAERVVSAGKGIGDKKNMKLIEDLARSAGAAIGSSRPVAETLKYVPIDRYVGMSGQKFTGNLYIACGISGAGQHLKGIKDATTIVAINTNANAPIFKNADYGIVGDVMEILPLLSKALDTGEKKPAPPMKKMKRPFIKKEAPSYMRHVCNGCGYEYDQMLGDPENDIAPGTPFEKLPEEWICPECGEAKDQFIETLD from the coding sequence ATGCTATTTACAACGACACAGCAGCAGGAGGAAATCCGCAAGACGGTACGGGAATTTGCGGAAACCGAAATCAAACCGATTGCCTTTATGCTCGACAAGGAAAATGAATTTCCAAGTGAAGCAATCGCGAAGTTTGGAAAAATGGGTCTGATGGGGATCCCTTATCCAAAGGAATATGGAGGCGCCGGATTGGATGTTCTCAGCTATGCCATTGCCGTAGAAGAATTATCCCGCGTGGATGGTGGAACAGGCGTTATCCTGTCCGCTCATGTTTCTTTGGGAAGCTATCCGATTTTTGCATTCGGAAATGAGGAACAAAAGCAGAAATATCTGGTACCATTGGCAAAGGGTGAAAAAATCGGTGCCTTTGGTCTGACAGAACCAAATGCCGGAAGTGATGCGGCAGGTACGGAAACAACAGCCGTTCTGGAGGGTGATCATTATATTCTGAATGGTGGAAAGATCTTTATCACCAATGCGGATAAGGCAGATACCTATGTTGTCTTCGCATCCACAAACCCGGATATGGGAACCAGAGGAATATCCGCATTCATCGTGGAAAAGGGATGGGATGGATTTACGTTCGGCGATCATTACGATAAGATGGGAATCCGTTCATCCTCAACTGCAGAGCTGATTTTCAATGATGTAAAGGTACCGAAGGAAAACCTGCTTGGTAAGGAAGGTCAGGGCTTTAAGATTGCGATGTCCACACTGGATGGCGGCCGGATCGGGATTGCGGCACAGGCACTTGGTATTGCACAGGGTGCTTATGAGCATGCATTGGAATATGCAAAGGAGCGTGTACAGTTTGGAAAACCGATTGCACAGCAGCAGGTTATCAGCTTTAAACTGGCAGACATGGCTACGAAGCTTCGCTGTGCTAGAATGCTGATTTATTCCTCTGCTGAACTGAAAGAAAACCATGAGCCATATGGAATGGAATCCGCAATGGCAAAGCAATATGCAAGTGATGTTGCACTGGAAATCTGCAACGATGCCTTACAAATTTTCGGTGGAAGCGGTTATTTGAAGGGCATGGAAGTGGAGCGCGCCTACCGTGATGCTAAAATCACTACAATTTATGAAGGAACCAATGAAATCCAAAGAGTCGTTATCGCCTCTCATATCATAGGAAAAGCGCCAAAGGACGGCGGTGTACGCAAGAAAAAGGGCGCAATTACCGGTGAACGTAAGAAACAGATTTTCAAGGAAGGTGAAGCACAGGAGCGTGTCAATGCGTTAGTGGAAGCCTTACAGAAGGATGGGTATGATTTCACTGTCGGTATACCGATGGATACACCAATCGTCAACGCAGAGCGTGTCGTATCTGCCGGTAAGGGAATCGGTGATAAGAAGAATATGAAGCTGATTGAGGATTTGGCGAGAAGTGCAGGTGCAGCAATCGGAAGCTCCCGTCCAGTTGCAGAGACCCTGAAATATGTACCAATCGATCGTTATGTTGGCATGTCCGGTCAGAAGTTCACAGGCAACCTGTATATCGCCTGCGGTATCTCCGGTGCGGGACAGCATTTGAAAGGAATTAAGGATGCTACAACCATCGTGGCAATCAATACCAACGCCAATGCGCCAATCTTTAAAAATGCTGATTATGGAATTGTCGGTGATGTTATGGAAATACTGCCGCTGTTAAGCAAGGCTCTGGATACCGGAGAAAAGAAACCGGCTCCGCCAATGAAAAAAATGAAACGTCCGTTTATCAAAAAGGAAGCTCCTTCCTATATGCGTCATGTCTGCAATGGCTGCGGCTATGAATATGATCAGATGCTGGGAGATCCGGAAAATGATATCGCTCCGGGTACGCCGTTTGAAAAGCTGCCGGAGGAATGGATCTGTCCGGAATGCGGAGAAGCAAAGGATCAGTTCATTGAGACATTGGATTAA
- a CDS encoding AraC family transcriptional regulator has product MMSIQRYQLKNRKLDKMSFHLLYISTSRYEGDWHSTPHAHHCTELFYVSSGKGSFLVNDDVFDVKADDLIIVNPNVMHTEMSRDESPLEYIVLGIEGLQFTSFTNHMEYEDYSVHNYYEFKHEILFYLKTLVQEMAQQDDDYEAICQNLLEVLIINMVRRTKANLIVAPSQKITKECHFVEQYINNHYQEDITLELLSEKTYMNKFYLVHAFKQYKGVSPINYLIRLRVQQAKELLETTNYSIAQISDSCGFSSQSYFSQVFKKACGMTPNAYRKSSDRSKVVMNDIA; this is encoded by the coding sequence ATCATGAGCATACAACGCTATCAGCTGAAAAATCGCAAATTGGATAAAATGAGCTTCCACCTTCTTTATATTTCCACAAGCCGCTATGAAGGGGATTGGCACAGCACACCGCATGCCCATCATTGTACGGAGCTGTTTTATGTATCCAGCGGGAAAGGAAGCTTTCTTGTTAATGATGATGTATTTGATGTTAAGGCCGATGATTTAATTATCGTAAATCCCAATGTCATGCATACAGAAATGAGCAGAGATGAATCTCCGCTGGAATATATCGTTCTTGGAATCGAAGGACTGCAGTTTACCAGCTTTACGAATCACATGGAGTATGAGGATTACAGTGTCCATAATTATTATGAGTTCAAGCATGAGATCCTGTTTTATCTGAAAACCCTGGTACAGGAAATGGCACAGCAGGATGATGATTATGAAGCCATATGCCAGAATCTTCTGGAGGTACTGATTATCAATATGGTACGCAGGACAAAGGCAAACCTAATAGTAGCACCCTCTCAGAAAATCACCAAGGAATGTCATTTTGTTGAGCAGTATATTAACAATCATTATCAGGAAGATATCACACTGGAGCTGCTGAGTGAAAAAACCTATATGAATAAGTTTTATCTGGTACATGCGTTTAAGCAGTATAAAGGGGTTTCTCCTATCAATTACCTCATCCGGCTGCGTGTTCAGCAGGCAAAGGAATTGCTGGAGACTACAAATTATTCCATTGCACAGATTTCCGATTCCTGTGGCTTTTCTTCCCAGTCATATTTTTCACAGGTATTTAAAAAAGCCTGCGGTATGACTCCCAATGCTTATCGAAAAAGCAGTGATCGAAGCAAGGTCGTTATGAATGATATTGCATAA
- the gnpA gene encoding 1,3-beta-galactosyl-N-acetylhexosamine phosphorylase, which translates to MNTKKGRVTVPTDVDVIDETLQIIERWGADAIRDCDGTNMPEQLQKLDVKQYATYYTTRKDNAWASANPQEIQQMYLMSDMTTACEPTLCIPLMKHYYKDQLKVNTLDDIKRWWEVIDRTAGVVVETAQWEYDEEKEAVIIHDCIPFHAYTVSFLAFVIWDPVHMYNALTNDWKDEEHQMTYDVRQPKTEAYVLDKLRRWIDEHPEVDVIRFTTFFHQFTLMFDEQAREKFVDWFGYSASVSPYILEQFEQEAGYRFQPEYIINQGYHNSTFCVPTKEYRDFMNFQMREVAKLVKKLVDITHEAGKEAMMFLGDHWIATEPFGPYFKDLGIDAVVGSVGDGRTLRLISDIKGVRYTEGRFLPYFFPDVFHEGGDPIKEAKVNWVTARRAILRSPLDRIGYGGYLKLALQFPDFIDYIETVCNEFRELYEHVHTAQPMCMPFKVTILNCWGALRGWGAEMVAHALWYKQIYSYSGVLEALSGMPFDVQFISFDDILENEHILDDAGVIINAGDAYTAFSGGDYWKDERIVSALRRFVYEGGGFIGVGEPSAAQKEGHFFQLYDVLGVDKEVGFSLSQDKYNWQEQEHFLKEGLSNTPELGEEIRNIYALRNTRVLINERQNVRFATNEYGKGRSVYLSGLPFSFENARLLYRCLFYAAGKEADIKRWYSENCNVEVNVYPNTDSYCVVNNTYEEQSTRIYTDQDAFDICLKANEIRWFSISGKK; encoded by the coding sequence ATGAATACGAAGAAGGGTCGTGTAACAGTACCGACCGATGTGGATGTTATTGATGAAACCTTACAGATCATTGAACGGTGGGGGGCTGATGCAATACGGGACTGTGATGGTACCAATATGCCTGAACAGCTTCAAAAGCTGGATGTAAAGCAGTATGCGACGTATTATACGACAAGGAAGGATAATGCATGGGCTAGTGCCAATCCGCAGGAAATACAGCAGATGTATCTGATGAGCGATATGACGACAGCCTGTGAACCTACGCTGTGTATACCGCTGATGAAGCATTATTACAAGGATCAGCTCAAGGTCAATACGCTGGATGATATCAAACGCTGGTGGGAGGTTATCGACCGGACTGCTGGAGTGGTTGTGGAAACAGCGCAATGGGAATATGATGAAGAAAAAGAGGCGGTTATCATACATGACTGTATACCGTTTCATGCATATACCGTTAGCTTTTTGGCCTTTGTCATATGGGATCCGGTGCATATGTACAATGCACTGACCAATGACTGGAAGGATGAGGAGCATCAGATGACCTATGATGTGCGACAGCCGAAAACAGAGGCATATGTGCTGGACAAGCTGCGCCGCTGGATCGATGAGCATCCAGAGGTGGATGTGATCCGGTTTACGACGTTTTTTCATCAGTTTACACTGATGTTTGATGAACAGGCGAGAGAAAAATTTGTAGACTGGTTTGGCTACAGTGCCAGTGTTTCCCCCTATATACTGGAACAGTTTGAACAAGAGGCAGGTTATCGCTTCCAACCGGAATATATCATAAACCAGGGCTATCATAATTCCACCTTTTGTGTGCCGACAAAGGAATATCGCGATTTTATGAATTTTCAAATGCGGGAGGTTGCTAAGCTAGTGAAAAAGCTTGTGGATATCACACATGAAGCAGGCAAAGAGGCTATGATGTTTTTGGGTGACCACTGGATTGCGACAGAGCCGTTTGGCCCATATTTCAAGGATTTAGGAATCGATGCGGTGGTTGGCTCTGTTGGAGATGGACGTACCCTGCGGCTGATCTCCGATATCAAAGGCGTACGGTATACGGAAGGACGCTTCCTGCCATATTTTTTCCCGGATGTATTTCATGAAGGCGGAGATCCTATCAAGGAAGCAAAGGTAAACTGGGTTACCGCACGGCGTGCAATTCTTCGTTCACCGCTGGATCGTATCGGATATGGCGGATATCTGAAGCTTGCTCTGCAATTTCCGGATTTTATCGATTACATTGAGACTGTATGCAATGAATTCCGCGAGCTGTATGAGCATGTGCACACAGCGCAGCCAATGTGTATGCCGTTTAAGGTAACTATATTGAATTGCTGGGGTGCATTGCGCGGTTGGGGAGCAGAAATGGTTGCCCATGCATTGTGGTATAAACAGATTTATTCCTATTCCGGCGTTCTGGAGGCACTCAGCGGTATGCCGTTTGATGTGCAGTTTATCAGCTTCGATGATATTCTTGAAAATGAGCATATCCTGGATGATGCCGGAGTGATTATCAATGCCGGAGATGCTTATACTGCCTTCAGCGGCGGGGATTACTGGAAGGACGAGCGAATCGTTTCTGCATTGCGCCGGTTTGTTTATGAGGGCGGAGGCTTTATCGGTGTTGGAGAACCAAGTGCGGCACAAAAGGAAGGACATTTCTTCCAGCTGTATGATGTACTCGGTGTGGATAAGGAGGTTGGCTTTTCCCTGTCTCAGGATAAGTATAACTGGCAGGAGCAGGAGCATTTCCTGAAGGAGGGGCTGTCAAATACGCCTGAGCTTGGTGAGGAAATCCGCAATATATATGCCCTTCGCAATACGCGTGTTCTGATCAATGAACGGCAGAATGTACGCTTTGCGACAAATGAATATGGAAAGGGGAGAAGTGTTTATCTCAGCGGTCTGCCCTTCAGCTTCGAGAATGCGCGTCTGCTTTACCGCTGTCTGTTTTATGCGGCAGGAAAAGAGGCAGATATAAAAAGATGGTATAGTGAGAACTGCAATGTGGAGGTCAATGTGTATCCGAATACAGATAGCTACTGCGTCGTGAATAATACGTATGAGGAACAGAGCACACGCATCTATACGGATCAGGATGCATTTGATATATGCTTGAAAGCAAATGAAATCCGCTGGTTTTCCATCAGTGGAAAAAAATAA
- a CDS encoding purine-nucleoside phosphorylase, giving the protein MFYDNVKESAQFICEHVKTKPVIGIILGSGLGSLVDIMENKEILSYRDIPHFPQSRVEGHAGNLVFGNIGEQSLVVMQGRFHYYEGFSMKEVTYPIYVMKLLGVQDLIVTNACGGINTAFKPGDLMIIDDFINSLDVNPLIGANDERFGPRFPDMSEPYSTELRNKAKLVAESLGIPYQHGVYTLFQGPYYETAAEIRMFARAGSDAIGMSTVPETIAANYLGMRVLGIACITNMATGIAKEKHTHEEVVKMANKSSVQLCSWMETLLKEW; this is encoded by the coding sequence ATGTTTTATGATAACGTAAAAGAATCTGCACAGTTTATCTGTGAGCATGTAAAAACAAAGCCGGTGATTGGTATCATTTTAGGGAGCGGACTAGGCTCTCTGGTTGATATTATGGAGAACAAGGAGATACTGTCCTATCGGGATATCCCGCATTTTCCGCAATCCAGGGTAGAAGGCCATGCAGGGAACCTGGTGTTTGGCAACATTGGTGAGCAGTCTCTGGTTGTTATGCAGGGAAGATTTCATTATTATGAAGGCTTTTCTATGAAGGAGGTCACCTATCCGATTTATGTGATGAAGCTGCTCGGTGTTCAGGATTTGATTGTCACCAACGCCTGTGGAGGAATCAATACGGCATTTAAGCCAGGAGATTTAATGATCATTGATGATTTTATCAATTCTTTGGATGTGAATCCTCTGATTGGTGCAAATGATGAACGTTTTGGGCCGCGCTTTCCGGATATGTCAGAGCCGTATTCCACAGAGCTGCGTAACAAGGCGAAGCTGGTGGCGGAAAGTCTTGGAATTCCCTATCAGCATGGAGTTTATACACTGTTTCAGGGGCCGTATTATGAAACAGCGGCAGAAATCCGCATGTTTGCCAGAGCAGGCAGCGATGCAATCGGTATGTCCACCGTGCCGGAAACTATTGCGGCAAATTATCTGGGAATGCGGGTGCTGGGAATTGCGTGCATCACCAATATGGCGACTGGTATCGCTAAGGAAAAGCACACGCATGAGGAAGTGGTCAAAATGGCAAATAAGAGCAGTGTACAGCTGTGTTCATGGATGGAAACACTGCTGAAGGAGTGGTGA
- a CDS encoding MBL fold metallo-hydrolase codes for MYCVRKVVDDLYWVGGNDHRLALFENIHPIPRGVSYNSYLLLDKKTVLFDTVDWDACRQFLENVAHLLDGRDLDYLVINHMEPDHGASIEEILLRYPKVKIISTEKSFLLMHQFGFHVDGRTEEVKEGDTKCFGKHTITFVEAPMVHWPEAMVSYDVTNGVLFSADAFGSFGALDGKLFNDEVNFDRDWLDDARRYYTNIVGKYGPHVQALLKKAGTIDIKVICPLHGPVWRNDFGYLLDKYDKWSRYEPEETGVLIAYASMYGNTESAAQVLAAKLVDKGVKNVVVHDVSNTHVSYLISDAFKYSHIVLASVTYNLGIYPVMHDFLMHMKALNMQKRTVGIIENGSWAPKSGSLMKDFLDNQMKQMSILNSEVSMISSLGDNNKSEMDNLVDSIIDSMEG; via the coding sequence ATGTACTGTGTAAGAAAAGTAGTTGACGATCTGTATTGGGTGGGAGGAAATGATCACCGTCTTGCCCTATTTGAAAATATTCACCCGATTCCCCGCGGCGTATCCTATAATTCCTATTTACTGCTGGATAAGAAAACGGTATTGTTTGATACAGTGGACTGGGATGCCTGCCGCCAGTTTCTGGAAAATGTAGCACATCTTTTGGATGGACGTGATTTGGATTATCTGGTAATCAATCATATGGAGCCAGATCATGGTGCAAGCATTGAGGAAATTCTGCTTCGCTATCCAAAGGTAAAAATCATATCTACCGAAAAGAGCTTTCTGCTGATGCATCAGTTTGGCTTCCACGTTGACGGACGTACAGAGGAGGTCAAGGAGGGTGATACCAAATGCTTTGGTAAGCATACCATCACATTCGTTGAGGCTCCAATGGTTCACTGGCCAGAGGCTATGGTCAGCTATGATGTGACGAATGGTGTTCTGTTCTCTGCCGATGCCTTTGGTAGCTTTGGAGCACTGGATGGCAAGCTGTTTAACGATGAAGTTAACTTTGACCGCGACTGGCTGGATGATGCACGCCGCTATTATACGAATATCGTCGGTAAATACGGACCGCATGTACAGGCGCTGCTGAAAAAAGCCGGTACGATCGATATCAAGGTGATCTGTCCGCTGCATGGACCAGTTTGGAGAAATGATTTCGGCTATCTGCTCGACAAATATGACAAGTGGAGCCGTTATGAGCCGGAAGAAACGGGTGTGCTGATTGCCTATGCTTCCATGTATGGAAATACGGAATCCGCTGCACAGGTACTGGCGGCAAAGCTGGTGGATAAAGGTGTAAAGAATGTCGTTGTTCACGATGTTTCCAATACCCACGTATCCTATCTGATCAGTGATGCATTCAAATACAGTCACATCGTACTGGCTTCGGTAACCTACAATCTGGGAATCTATCCGGTTATGCATGACTTCCTCATGCATATGAAGGCCCTCAATATGCAAAAGCGTACGGTTGGTATTATAGAAAACGGTTCCTGGGCACCGAAATCCGGTTCCCTGATGAAGGACTTCCTGGATAATCAGATGAAGCAGATGAGTATTCTGAATTCTGAGGTATCCATGATTAGCTCTTTAGGTGATAATAATAAGTCGGAAATGGATAATCTGGTAGACAGCATCATTGATTCCATGGAAGGCTGA